From one Solanum lycopersicum chromosome 12, SLM_r2.1 genomic stretch:
- the LOC138340453 gene encoding uncharacterized protein: MELRGKASEAIIDEKGVFRIKGGAEAYADWKVRDLEYMEGEQVLLEVSAMTGDMRFGLSGVHTVFHVSMLKKYHGDGNYIIRCDSVLLDESLSYEDDPIAILVREVHKLISKEISSIKVQWKNRLIEEPTLESEADMHERYPHLFTDSAYVYIYLIYCKGSEGIRKGKALEK, from the exons ATGGAATTGCGAGGAAAGGCTAGcgaggcaataattgatgagaAAGGAGTCTTCAGAATTAAGGGAGGG GCAGAGGCATATGCAGATTggaaggttagggacttggagtatatggagggtgagcaagtcttgcttgAAGTTTCAGCCATGACAGGTGATATGCGGTTCG GGTTATCAGGAGTGCAcacggtatttcatgtgtccatgCTAAAGaaataccatggtgatggaaattacattattcgttgcgattcagttcttcttgatgagagtCTGTCTTATGAGGATGATCCTATTGCTATCCTAGTTAGGGAGGTCCACAAATTGATATCAAAAGAGATTTCCTCTATAAAAGTTCAGTGGAAGAATAGGCTAATTGAAGAGCCCACTTTGGAGAGTGAGGCTGATATGCatgaaagatatccacatctttttaccgATTCAG cttatgtatatatatatttgatatattgcAAGGGTTCGGAGGGAATAAGGAAAGGGaaggcattggagaagtag